The region AGGGCAAGGCTTCTGGACAGCTTGATAGAAGAACAGAATGCAGAGATTTCTGAAGCAAGGAAAAGTCAGGTAGGAAGCGGAGATAGAAGTGAACGGATAAGAACCTACAATTTTCCTCAGGGGAGAATCACCGATCACAGGGTAGACCTTACACTCTATAATCTTGAATATGTCCTTAACGGAAACATACAGGAAATAATAGATATCCTGACGACCCATTATCAAACCGAAGTGCTTAAAAAAACTGCTGCTTGAATCGTCCAGCCAACACGTTGTGAGTCTCCCCGCCCACAGGGCGGGGCTTCCCGGTAAGGAAATCGAAGATTCATGAGCGAAGCGAATCATCGGAGATAGTGAGCAGTTGCGAACAATATGTTTGTTTTATATTTCACCCGGTCGATTTACCCGCCATTTGCCGTTCCGAAAACCAATTCGTTTCTGGAATTAAGATGTCATCATTGAATATTCTCAAAATTTTAAATCAGACTACGCTCAACTTTCAAGAGAGTGGATTTAGTTCATCCAGATTAGATGCAGAGGTTCTTTTATCTACTTATTTAAAAACAGATCGATCCGGATTGTACGCTAATTTTGAAAGGTTGATTACCGATGAAGATTTAATCGGATTTTTAAGTTGGGTTGAGAGAAGGCAAAAGGGAGAACCCATCGCCTACATCACCGGCAGGAAAGAGTTTTGGTCTCTTACTTTCGAAGTGAACCCTGAGGTATTGGTACCACGGCCCGAGACGGAGCTCCTTGTGGAAGAGATACTCAAGGTCTGCTCAGAGGTGAAAGATCGGGAGACAGCGATTCTGGAGGTCGGTACTGGAAGCGGGGCGATAAGTGTGGCTGTTGCATCTGATTTTAAAAAGGCACACATTGTTGCCACTGATACATCCATAGAAGCCATCAAAGTGGCCAGAAAAAATGCTGCAACCAACGGCGTTACGGAAAGAATTTCTTTTCTTCACGGCAATTTACTTGAACCTGTTTCAGGAAATTTTGATATAATAGTTTCAAATCCTCCTTACATATCTGAAGAAGAATTTGAGCACCTCCCCGTTGAGGTAAGGATTTTTGAACCGAAGGGGGCACTACTTGCAGGCCCGGATGGAACAGAATTCCATTATGACCTTATAAGGGAAGGGAGTCATTATTTAAACTTTGGTGGCTGGCTCTTTATGGAGATAGGAGCTGGACAAAAGGGTGCAGTTGAAGATATGCTAAGAAAAAATAAAGTTTATGACAGCATAGGTTTCAGGACAGACTATGGTGGAATAGAACGAGTCGCCATGGCAAGGAGAAAGTAAAAAGTCAGAAGACAGAAGACAGGAGGCAGAATTCAGAAGACAGAAGAAAACGGGAATAATTTTTCTATTCTGACTCCTGTCTCCTGTCTCCTGACTTCTGGTTTACGGCTTCTGGCTTACGGCTACAGACCATGGAGGTCATTTGGATAAAATAGTTATATATGGTGGAAAAAGGCTTGAGGGGGAGGTTTGCATAAGCGGTTCCAAAAACGCAGCTTTGCCGATACTTGTGTCCTCTCTCTTGACCGATGGTTGGAACACCTTTCATAATGTTCCCGATCTGGTTGATATCAGGACGATCAAGAAGCTCTTGAAGAACCTCGGGGTGGAAATTGAAGAGGGAGAAGTTCTGAGGATCAATGCCGGCAAAATCGCCAGTTGTGAGGCTTCCTATGATCTGGTGAAGACGATGAGGGCATCAATCCTGGTTCTCGGCCCCCTCGTAGCCAGGATGGGGGTGGCAAGAGTTTCCCTGCCAGGGGGGTGTGCAATAGGCGCCAGACCGGTAAACCTTCACATAAAAGCACTTGAAGACCTCGGAGCAAAGATAACTCTTCACGATGGTTACATTGAGGCAAAAGCGTCAAGGCTTAAGGGAGCCACTGTTTATTTTGACATACCTACGGTTACCGGTACAGAAAACATCATGATGGCCGCTTGCCTTGCAAAGGGAACTACCCTTCTTGAAAATGCTGCAAGGGAACCGGAAATCGTAAACCTGGCTGAAGTACTCCGTGGTATGGGAGCGAAAATCAGCGGGGCGGGAACAGATTTAATCAGGATAGACGGGGTTGATAGCTTGCACCCGGTTGAGGCAACAGTTATACCCGACAGGATAGAAGCTGGCACATTTATGATAGCATCGGGGATAACGGGAGGGGACATAAAAATTCTGGGGTGTAACACAGGTCATCTTGATGCACTCATAACCAAGCTGCGCGATACGGGAATGGACATTTCTTTTATTGACGGTGGTATCAGAGCTGTGGGAAGGGAAAAAATAAAGAGTACTAATATAAAAACCATTCCTTATCCCGGATTCCCTACCGACCTCCAGGCACAAATAATGGCTTTAATGGCTATCGGAGATGGACTCAGTGTTATCACGGAAACTGTTTTTGAGAACAGATTCATGCATGTAAGTGAGTTGATACGGATGGGAGCTGATATATTGATCGAGGGAAACAGTGCTATCGTAAGAGGTGTTTCAGGGCTTCGGGGTGCTCCGGTAATGGCTACCGATCTCCGTGCATCCGCTTCTCTCATACTTGCAGGTTTGGCAGCAGAAGGAAAGACTGAACTTTCAAGGATCTATCATATAGACAGAGGATATCAGAAAATCGAAGAGAAACTCGCATCCCTTGGTGCCAACATAAAAAGGGTAAAGGAATAAGATGAAGGTAATCCATACTGAAGATATTCTGTTCGAAAAAGAATTTAACAGAATCAAGGACAGGGGAAAAGCGATTGATGAAACAGTGACGGACGCTGTCAGAGAGATAGTAGATGATGTAGCTAAAAATGGGGATGCAGCCCTTTTTAAATACACCAAGAGATTTGAACAGATTTCCTTGAATGCCGACACGGTTGAAGTAACTCCCGCTGAGATAGAAAATGCCATCAAATGTCTCGATGCGAGTGAACTTGAGATTCTGGAGTTTGCTGCCCGGCGGATAGAAAAATTTCACCGGAAACAGTTAACAAGCTCCTGGTGGGCTGACGAAGAGGAGGGAATTACGCTCGGTCAACTGGTAACACCGCTCAACAGAGTAGGCGTATATGCCCCCGGAGGCCTCGCCCCCTATCCCTCTACTGTCCTCATGGCCACAATTCCGGCAAAAATCGCTGGTGTCAGGGAAATATTCATGGTTACTCCTTCAAAGGGTGGAAAAATAAATCCCCTCGTATTAGCTGCCGCAAATTTGAGCGGTGTCGACAGGATATTCAAGATAGGAGGGGCCCAGGCAGTAGCAGCTCTTGCCTACGGTACGGAATCAATTCCACCGGTAGACAAGATAGTTGGTCCTGGAAATGTGTATGTGACAACCGCGAAGGGAATGGTTTATGGAAAAGTGGGAATAGATATGATGGCTGGGCCGAGCGAAGTATTAATAATTTCTGACGGGACGGCGGATCCTTCTGTGGTTGCAGCAGATCTCCTTTCTCAGGCAGAACATGATGAAATGGCCAGTGCCATCCTTCTAACGCCTGCGGAAGAATTTGCTTTTAAGGTCGCCCGTGAAGTAGAAGTGCAGCTGAAAAGTCTTTCAAGAGAATCAATCGCCACCAGGGCCATAGAGAATTTTAGTGCGGTGATAGTTACCAAAGATATGGATGAGGCAATTGAGATTACCAACAGGTTTGCCCCGGAACACTTACAACTGATGGTCGAAGAACCGGATCAGCTCTTGGAAAAGATAGAAAATGCTGGAGCGGTCTTTCTCGGGTACAGTACTCCGGAAGTCCTCGGAGATTATATTGCAGGACCAAACCATATACTTCCTACTGGAGGAACTGCAAGATTTTCCTCTCCCCTGGGAGTTTATGATTTTGTGAAACGAACGAGCGTTATTTCTTTTTCCCGGAAATCTTTACAAAAATATGGTGACCGGGCAGTAAAATTCGCCAGCATGGAGGGTCTTGATGCTCACGGGAAATCAATAACAGTTAGGTTGGCACCAAAAAATCCTTGACAAAGTGCAACTTCTGCGTTTAGTTGCCTTATGCCTTAGTTTTGAAATTTGTGTTTTCTCTCGCAGAATATATTTTGTTTTAGTTCAATGAGTTGGAGACCCTGAATGATCCTGAAACAAGTTCAGGACATGATTTTGGGTGACAAAAAAAGACTTTTTACGATTGCATCAACTTTAGCTCACTTTAGGCACTTTAAACTTTAGCCACTTTTTGCTGAGCGGGCGTAATTCAGAGGTAGAATGTCAGCTTCCCAAGCTGGACGTCGTGGGTTCAAGTCCCATCGCCCGCTCCAAAAATTCTTCTTGAAATGAATTTTTTTCTATGTTAGCTTAGCATAGATCATCGATAGTAGTTTGATGAGTGGGCATGTGCCCACTTTTTTATTTTTGGCGATATATGTACGATTTATCACAAATATACCGGGAAAAGATTAAGAAGGTAGTAGAATCCGTTATCGAATCTGAGGATATGGAATTGGTCGATGTCGAATGTCTGAAGATGAAATCCCGCTGGCTGGTAAGAATTTATATGGACAAAGAAGAGGGCATTACTTTAGATGATTGTTCTGAGATCAGCAATCAGGTCAGCGATTTACTCGACATACATGAAGTACTTCCAGATACTTACATCCTGGAGGTGTCTTCACCCGGTCTGGATCGCCCCCTTGCAAGAGAAAAGGATTTCATTAAATACAGGGGACATAATATCAAGGTTAAAGTAAAAAACAAGCTGGATGGGAAGAAAATTATTCGAGGGAAATTGTTAGATTTTAACGATGTTAACGGAAAAGAGATTCTAATTATTGATACGAAAGAGAAAACATATAGCATACCAAGAGAAACTATAATTAAGGCTACTCTTGAGTATGATTTTAGTTAGTCATAAGTGATTGATGATTGGTGGACAGCGATGACTGATCACTGAGAACTGATTACTGAAAAATAGGGGGATTTTTAGATGTTGCCGGAACTTAAACGCCTGATCGAGCAGATAGAACGGGATAAGGGCATAGATAAGGAAACAATTATAGAGGTACTGGAAACAGCTATGTTAACGGCTGCTAAGAAAAAACTCGGTCCGCATGTAGATGTGGAAGCCAGATATAATGAAGCTGCGGGAGAAATAGAAGTGTTTCTGTTTAAAACCGTTGTGGAAAAAGTGTTAGATACTGATACTCAGATATCTCTGGAGGATGCACGAAGAAAACTGGATGAAGAAGCGGAGCTGGGAGACAGCCTGGGCATGAAGATAGAGGCACAAACTTTCGGCAGAATTGCGGTTCAGACAGCAAAACAGATTATAATCCAGAAGGTGAGAGATGCAGAACGGGACAAAATTTATGAAGAATACCTGGATAGAAAAGGAGAATTGGTCAATGGTTTTGTTCAGAGATTTGAGGGAAGAAACATCATAGTTAATCTAGGTAGGGCAGAGGGAGTAATTCCTACAGATGAACAAATTAATAGAGAGTCTTTCAGAAGAGGAGAAAGAATTCGAGCATATATATTTGATGTAAAGAGAATATCCAAAGGTCCCCAGATAATTCTTTCCAGGACACATCCAGGGTTACTCAGAGCACTTTTTGAGATTGAGGTTCCCGAGATTTCCGAAGGGTTGATTGAGATTGTAAACATATCAAGAGAACCTGGCAACAGGACCAAGATTTCTGTTAAAACAAATGATAAGGATATTGATCCGGTCGGTGCATGTGTAGGCATGAGAGGTTCCCGTGTGCAGAGTGTAGTACAGGAATTAAGAGGGGAAAAAATAGATATTGTTCCATATTCCGATGATCAGGTAGAATATGTCTGCAATGCCCTGTCTCCGGCTAAAGTTGACAAGGTCACTGTGGATACTGAGGCGCGGTCAATGGAAGTTATTGTTCCAAACGATCAACTTTCTCTGGCTATCGGAAGAAATGGACAGAATGTAAGATTGGCTGTAAGACTCACGGGATGGAAGATTGATGTCAAGAGTGAATCAACCGAAGCGGAACAGGCAGAAAAAGGATATAAATCTCTCATGCAGATACAAGGGGTAGGTGAAGTTACCGCGGAGCTTCTCTTCAACGAGGGCTTTAAAAATGTTAAGTCATTGTCACAGGCCAGTCCGGACATGTTAACTATGATTCCAAAAATCAGCGAGAAAAAGGCATTAGCCTGGATTGAAGAAGCAGGAAAAATCGTTAATAGAGAGACCATCAAAAAATAAGAACAAGGTTAAACTTGACAGTCTCATAAAAAGTCACAAACCTCCCTCTCCCTTGATGGGAGAGGGCTGGGGTGAGGGTGAAAGCAACGACATTTCAAGCGGTTATATCCCCCTCCCCTTTGTCCCCTCCCACCGGGGGAGGGGAAATTCAACTTTTTACGAGATCATCAAACTTGATGGTTTCGTAAAAAGTCGGGTTTTGTTCCTCTCTGTCATTCCCGCGTAGGCGGGAATCCAGTTATTGTAAGGTGTTATAGACTCCCGACTGCGCGGGAGTGACAAGATTTGGACTTTTTACGAGTGCATCAAACTTAGATGTTCAGCAAAACACATCGGCGGTTTTTTGTCGATATGGCATTTTGTGTTTATTGATTAGGAGTGAGCTAAAGTTAATGCAGCCTGCGCTGAAAGCGCATCCCTTAACTTTAGGCACTTTAGTTCACTTTAGGCACTTTAAACTTTTATTTCGATACAAATAGTGTCTGCCCCACGGGGGCCTCTTCTTCCAAGTGAAATTTTGGAACAAAAACATATTCGGGGAGTTTCAAGAATGTCAAAAATGAGAGTCTATGAATTGGCAAAAGAGTTGAACATAAGCAGTAAAGAGTTTATTTCTGGCTTAGAAAAGCTTGGTATAGCTGTAAAATCACATTCGAGCTCACTTGAAAGCAGCGATGTTGAGAGGATACGGAAAGAATTTGCATTAGGTGAACTGCACGAGGTTGAGGAAAAGAGAATAAAATCCACCGTTATCAGGAGAAGGGCTGTACGCCCCCCGGTCGGAATCGAGAAGAAAGTGCCCTCTGAACCTCCGGTGGATGAAGAAACAGCCGTAGAAGAGGTGCCTGTAGAGAAGAAAAAAGAAGCTGTTGAAATTACTGAAGTTAAAGATGAACCCGAAAAGGAAAAGGTGGCATGGAAGAAACCGGCAAAGAAAATCCCCGAAAAGAAAAAAGAAGAAGATTTACCTGTCAGCACCTCAACGGTAGCTGTCAAAAAGGTTGAAAAAGAAACAGAGGAAAAGATACCTCCACGGAAAAAGATCTTTATAAAGCAGTTCATCGAGAAGAAATTAAGGCGTAAGAAAAAGGAAAGGATTGAAAAACCGGCAGCTTGGCAACAGGGGAAAAAGGCGACCATCGTCGAGATGAAGAAGACGGAGATTACAACTCCAAAGGCAATCAAGCGAAGGATAAAAGTGGCAGATACAATAAGTGTCGGCGATCTGGCTAAAAAGATGGGTGTTAAGGTAAGTGAACTTATAAGTAAACTTATTGCGCTCGGCGTGATGGCAACCATAAACCAGTCTATTGATTGTGATACCGCTACAATAATCGCCAGTGAGTTTGGATATCAGGTGGAACCTATTGTAGATGAATATCAAGAATCTATCAAAAGGATTGATAGCCCTCCGGGCAATCTCAGACCGAGGGCTCCGGTAGTAACTATAATGGGGCATGTCGATCATGGCAAGACATCTCTTTTAGATACCATAAGACAAACGAATGTTATAGGCGGAGAGGCCGGCGGAATTACGCAGGCCATAGGTGCATATCATGTAGATTTGAAAGGCAGAGATATCGTGTTCCTGGATACCCCAGGGCATGAAGCATTCACTGCTATGAGAGCCCGAGGTGCCCAGGTAACAGATATTGTTGTTCTTGTTGTAGCTGCCGATGACGGAGTAAAGGAACAAACCATTGAGGCAATTAACCATTCTCGCGTGGCTGGCGTCCCGATCATTGTTGCCATAAATAAGATTGATAAACCGGGTTCCAATCCCGAAAGAATAAGGCAGAGACTATCGGAGCATGATCTTGTCCCTGAAGAATGGGGTGGGAACACGATATATGCCGAGATTTCAGCAAAAGAGAAGACCGGGATAGAAAATCTACTTGAATTGATACTTCTCCAGGCAGACATTATGGAACTCAAGGCAGACCCTGACAGATTTGCCCGTGGCGTTATAATAGAAGCAAAACTTGACAGGGGCAGGGGTCCTGTAGCTACAGTTCTGATTCAAGAAGGAACTCTATTAGAGGGTGACGCCTTTATTTCCAGAAAAGAGTACGGCAGGGTTCGGGCCATCATAAATGACAAGGGACAACGTGTAAAAGAAGCCGGACCTTCCACGCCGGTGGAGGTTATAGGTTTTTCAAATGTACCCCAGGTAAGCACGGATTTTGTTTGTGTTGAGGACGAAAAAAAGGCGCGCAGCATCGGAGAACACTGGTTAATAAAAGATAGGGAGAAGGAACTTGGTGCTTCTTCCAAGATCACACTTGATCAGCTGTATGAAAAAATAAAAGAAGGAATAAAAGAACTGAATGTAATCATAAAAGGCGATGTCCAGGGCTCTATAGAGGCTTTATCCGAGGCATTGAACAAGCTTAGTACCAAGGATATAAAATTGCATATTATTCACAGCTCCACAGGTACAATTACAGAAAATGACGTAATGCTGGCATCGGCATCCGATGCGATTATTATAGGATTTAATGTAAGACCTGACGCCAGAGTTTCAGAAATTGCTGAACAGGAACGAGTAGATATAGAGCTCTACGACGTTATATATGACGCAATTGCCGATGTGAAAGCCGCTATGGAGGGACTCCTTGATCCAGTTTACAAAGAAGTGGTTCAAGGGCGTGCTGAGGTTCGGCAGCTGTTTAAGGCGCCAAAGGTGGGCATCATCGCTGGCAGCTACGTTACAGACGGTAAAGTGATAAGGAATTCCAATCTCAAAGTTGTAAGGGATGGGGTGGTTATTTATGACGGCAAGATACTTTCACTCAAGAGATTTAAAGATGACGCGAGTGAAGTCGCCTCAGGGTTTGAATGTGGTATAACGGTAGATGGTTTCAATGATATCAAGGTAGGAGATACAATCGAGGCTTATATTAAAGAGCAAATAGAAAGAAAATTATAACAATTTTCATGAAATGGTAGTCGGCATAGGTATAGTAGATATTTATATTTTTGACAGCAGATCTCTGAAGAGAAAACGTGGAGTTCTGCGCAGTATATTGAAGAGAACACAGAACCGGTTCAATATATCCATAGCAGAGGTAGGTAATAACGACAACTGGAAAAGGAGCAGGATCGGATTCAGTGTGGTGGGAAATAATTCGAGTTACATCAATTCCAAAACAGATGAAATTCTCAGGTTTATTGATAGTTTAAACCTCGCTGAGATATTGAATTCGAAAATTGAAATCACCAGCCTTTCCGATATTGCAGAACAGTGTGATTACATAAAAGATGTCACGGTAAACGATTATGGCGAACTTTAAAAGAGCTGACAGGGTAGCCGATCTCATAAAAGCAGAAATTTCAGATATCTTATTGAAACGTGTAAAAGATCCGAGAATTGAACATGTTACCATTACCGGTGTGAAATTGTCCGATGATCTTCGTTTGGCAAAGGTTTTTTTTGTACAGATGGGCAGCGATACCTGCAGTGAAGAAACCATGACAGGAATGCAAAAGGCTACCGGTTTTTTGAAAAGAGAGCTGGGAATGAAACTGCAGCTTCGCTATGTACCTAATATAACCTTTATTTACGATAAATCATTCGATTACGGGACTCGTATAGACAGGTTGTTGGAAGAACTGAAGGAAAAGGGGACAGATGTTTGATAAAATTGTCAGGGTCATAAATTCTTGCCGGAATTTTCTTATAACCTCCCATATTCGGCTCGATGGTGATGCCATAGGATCAGAACTGGCCATGTACCATGCCCTTCGTAATATGGGAAAAGAGGCTGTTGTTTACAACCAGGATGAGACCCCCGAAATTTACAGATTTCTTCCTGGCGCTGAATTTATTGTCAACACCCTTGAATCTCTTGAAAATTTTGATGTTGTTTTTGTATTAGATTGCAGTAAAATTGACAGGATGGGAAATGAATCTGCCCGTGTTAGTGCTGCCATTAAGAAGATGATAAACATAGATCACCATATCTCAAACGGGGGGTTCTGTGATATGTCTCTGATCGATCCTGAAGCGAGTTCCACCGGAGAAATAATTTATCGACTCTTAGAAAAAATGGGTGTTGCCCTGACTGAAAACATCGCAATAAACCTCTATACGGCCATTCTCACGGATACGGGGTCGTTTCGCTATTCCAACACCGGAAGAGATACTTTCACAATAGCAGGAAAACTCGTGGAAAAAGGAGCGAACCCCCAACGGATAGCTGAAAGGATATATGAGATGAATCCTCCTGCTAAAATTAAACTTCTGACGAAGGTTCTCGAGACATTCGAGTCCGATTGGGATGAAAAAATCAGTTCCATTGTGGTTACCCATAAGATGCTTGAAGAAGCGGGGGCCCTTCCCGAACATACTGAGGGCTTTGTAGATTTTGCCCGTTCAATTGAAGGCGTTGAAGTTGCTGTACTTTACAATGAAATGTCCGAAAACAACTTTAGGATAAGCCTTCGATCAAAGGGAAGAATTAATGTGGAACGGGTAGCCGGAGAATTTGGAGGTGGAGGTCACTCCAATGCCTCGGCTTGCATGATTCAGGGGGATATTGATACAGTCAAAAGAAGTATAGTAACCTGTATTGTGAATCAACAAAAGAAGTGAACTAAAGTTTGAAGTGCCTAAAGTGAACTAAAGTTAATGGTACACGCCTTCGGCGCTGTTAAAACAAAACAAGTTGCGCTGAAAACGCATTTTTAACTTTAGTCACTTTAGCTCACTTTAGTCACTTTAGGCACTTAGAATGCGTGATTGTATGAACGGCGTTATAATAATTGACAAACCTCCGGGGAAGACATCATTTGCTGTTGTTGAAAATATCAAGAAGATACTCGGCGCAAGGAAAGTTGGCCATGCCGGCACCCTTGATCCACTTGCTACCGGAGTGCTTCCCGTGTGTATTAATGAGGCAACAAAGCTTGCTCAGTTTTTTTTGATGGACAGCAAAGAATACAGGGCCACTATGTTACTGGGCATTGAAACTGATACTCTTGATATAGATGGCAAGATAACAGCCAGGAAGGAACCGCGGGTCACCAAAAGTGACATAGAGAATACGTTGAATAGTTTTGTGGGGGAAATAGAACAAAAACCTCCCCGCTATTCTGCAATTAAATTTAAGGGAAAACCGTTGTATGAATGGGCACGACGGGGAAGTGCCGTTGATCCCCTTCCCAGGACGGTCGACATACACCAAATAATTCTCGAAAACGTAGAATTGCCCTATGTGACCTTTTTTGTATCATGTTCCAAGGGAACCTATATAAGATCCCTTTGTTCCGAAATAGGTGAGAGATTGGGGTGTGGAGCATGCTTGTCCGCGTTGAGAAGGATAAGAAGCGGCTATTTTGTTGAGGAATCGGCCATCTCTTTTGAAAATATTAACCATCAGAAAGCGGAGGAGATGTTATTAAAAAACCTGATCCCGATGGTAGATGCAGTGTCATGTTTTCCTACCATTGATGTCGATCAAAGGTTAGCAGACAGATTACGTAATGGCTATCAACCGTTGGTTGGTGATATGGCAGAGAATCAAATTGATACTCTTACTGCTGGACAAGTGATAAAATTTATCTCGAGTGGCAATTGCCTTGTTGCCCTGGCAAGAATGCTTTATTCCTTTGACCAGATTTCGGCACTTGATTCAAAGAAACAATTGGTCGAAATTATAAGGGTATTTAATTATTAACGAAAGATGACAAATACAATGTACGTGGAGTTGCTATGGAGCCAAAAAACTCGCGTAGAATTTTTTAACAAGGAGGAAGTATAAGTGGTATTGGAATTAGACAGAAAAAAAGGGATAATTGAAGACTTTCAGGTTCACGAGAAAGACACCGGGTCTCCGGAGGTTCAGATTGCTCTCCTCAGTGCCAGAATAAAGTATTTGACAGAACACTTTAAGATTCACAAAAAGGATCACCACTCCCGCAGGGGACTTTTGAAACTCGTCGGGCAGAGGAGGCGGCTTCTCGATTATCTTAAAGGTAAAAACGTAGAGAAGTACAGGAATGTTATTGAACGCCTTGGGATAAGAAAGTAAGAAGAGCAATTAAAATGCTTGCTTTCGGGCACTCAAACAAAGGTAGCT is a window of Syntrophales bacterium DNA encoding:
- the truB gene encoding tRNA pseudouridine(55) synthase TruB: MNGVIIIDKPPGKTSFAVVENIKKILGARKVGHAGTLDPLATGVLPVCINEATKLAQFFLMDSKEYRATMLLGIETDTLDIDGKITARKEPRVTKSDIENTLNSFVGEIEQKPPRYSAIKFKGKPLYEWARRGSAVDPLPRTVDIHQIILENVELPYVTFFVSCSKGTYIRSLCSEIGERLGCGACLSALRRIRSGYFVEESAISFENINHQKAEEMLLKNLIPMVDAVSCFPTIDVDQRLADRLRNGYQPLVGDMAENQIDTLTAGQVIKFISSGNCLVALARMLYSFDQISALDSKKQLVEIIRVFNY
- the rpsO gene encoding 30S ribosomal protein S15, which gives rise to MVLELDRKKGIIEDFQVHEKDTGSPEVQIALLSARIKYLTEHFKIHKKDHHSRRGLLKLVGQRRRLLDYLKGKNVEKYRNVIERLGIRK